A DNA window from Carassius gibelio isolate Cgi1373 ecotype wild population from Czech Republic chromosome A8, carGib1.2-hapl.c, whole genome shotgun sequence contains the following coding sequences:
- the LOC128018343 gene encoding PRA1 family protein 3: MVDLQPPPLRTLDDFVLGSARFSVPDVRNLDRWNNRIINNLLYYQSNYFVSAVAFLLVVGYFQPLQLILGATVVILLFLGFVWAAENKAIIRRFRRNHPSLVLAAILGSSYLLLSVLGGVAVFLFGIAFPILMILIHASVRLRNLKNKLENKLESIGLKRTPMGLLLEALGQEQEAGS; the protein is encoded by the exons ATGGTGGATCTTCAGCCTCCGCCTTTGCGAACCCTGGACGATTTTGTGCTGGGTTCGGCCCGGTTCTCAGTGCCTGATGTCCGGAACTTAGATCGGTGGAACAACCGCATCATTAACAACCTGCTGTACTACCAGTCCAACTATTTTGTCTCCGCCGTGGCATTTCTGCTCGTGGTCGG GTATTTCCAACCACTCCAGCTGATTCTCGGGGCAACAGTTGTGATCCTTCTGTTTTTGGGGTTTGTCTGGGCGGCTGAAAACAAGGCCATAATCCGGCGATTCCGGAGAAATCATCCATCGCTCGTCCTGGCTGCAATTTTGGGCTCCAGCTACCTTCTTCTGTCTGTTTTAGGAGGGGTAGCTGTTTTCCTCTTTGGCATTGCCTTCCCAATTTTAA TGATCCTGATCCATGCTTCAGTGAGACTCCGGAACCTCAAGAATAAACTGGAGAATAAGCTGGAGAGTATAGGATTGAAGAGGACTCCTATGGGTCTGCTGCTGGAGGCACTGGGACAGGAACAAGAGGCTGGATCATAG
- the cacna1fa gene encoding voltage-dependent L-type calcium channel subunit alpha-1D has protein sequence MHPSAYIRSGWNLLDFVIVIVGLFSVIAEMGEHKPGEAHHAAGKPGGLDVKALRAFRVLRPLRLVSGVPSLQIVLNSIMKAMVPLLHIGLLVMFVIIIYAIIGLELFIGRMHKTCFYVGTDLMVEDDPTPCAFAGNGRFCEGNNTVCRGGWEGPNGGITNFDNIFFAMLTVFQCITMEGWTDVLYWMNDSIGFELPWIYFVSLVIFGSFFVLNLVLGVLSGEFSKEREKAVCRGELQEAQEKQQMEEDMIGYMDWLIEAEDMDEDGNKRAVVAKKKMMKKYGWYKHSEDGESDSDSEFEAFLDDDSGCCSSIMARLMAISFCEQLYHLNLVIRKNCRVAVKSTNFYWLVLLLVFLNTAASASEHYSQPQWLTDIQERANKILLALFTLEMLMKIYSFGFQIYFMALFNRFDCFVVCGGILETVLVEMDVIPPIGISVLRCVRLLRIFKVTRHWAALSDLVSSLLNSMKAICSLLLLLFLFLIIFALLGMQLFGGKFNFDETQMKRSTFDTFPSALLTCFQILTGEDWNSVMYDGIMAYGGPVFPNMIVSIYFVILFVCGNYILLNVFLAIAVDNLAGDGGKKKKEERKEEEEEWEDDEDREEDEAGNDVDDWEEHEELRAIEGLEGIGTPMKVESFQPKEKIVPIPDGSSFFILGKKNCLRVACHNLIHHHYFTNFILIFIIFSSFSLAAEDPIKTHSVRNVMLGYADYVFTTVFTIEIMFKMTVYGAFLHQGSFCRNAFNLLDLLVVSVSLTSFFLHSSAISVVKILRVLRVLRPLRAINRAKGLKSVIQCVFVAIRTIGNILIVTTLLQFMFACIGVQLFKGRFYRCTDEAKHTPEECKGTFVVFKDGDMNHPMVRERVWENSDFNFDNVLMGMLALFTVSTFEGWPQLLYKAIDANAENRGPIYNYRVEISIFFIIYIIIIAFFMMNIFVGFVIITFREQGEAEFKNCELNKNQRQCVYYALKAQPIKIYIPKNPSQLKFWKIINSSQFEYIMFLLILLNTLALAVQHYEQSKLFNSVMDILNMIFTTLFTVEMIIKLLALRPYHYFIDAWNSFDALIVVGSLVDIMIAEFSGGGGHGEGKEGEGAKVSITFFRLFRVMRLVKLLSKGEGIRTLLWTFVKSLQALPYVGLLIAMIFFIYGVIGMQTFGKIAIDDSTELNRNNNFQTFFMAVLLLFRCATGEQWQQIMLAALPGRRCDPESDFEPGEEYSCGSNLAYLYFISFFALCAFLIINLFIAVIMDNFEYLTRDWTVLGTHHLDEFKRVWSDYDPEATGRIKHLDVVTMLRRIQPPLGFGKLCPHRVACRRLVAMNVPLHADGTVSFNATLFALVRTSLKIKTDGPIDQQNEELRAIIKKIWKHTKPKLLDEVIPPPSGNEVTAGKFYASFLIQDYFKKFRKRKEKERKKKGKDKSASLQAGLRTLQDLAPEMRLAIAMEDEEGLEGEMMEEDEFFRSDSVFSDAPPTSAMSTPRSTPMPPHLDETTVSFELPPRVHSGSLMLEEALVDSRPASALSENTVISEQPQRLSPLLSRTDTTRASDYIPSPSLDGGMQNGGVTGVSVTPVGVTGGGEGVTGGEAGVMGGGVTEMPYPTEQGSVSKEEPQSAVSNDRQWFPEVPPAQTPALNGSIESVAPVQPSNVNNNSYQGNSQDAGGYHGNGYPGNGYNVNGNNGAGYPGNQYASNGYSSNGYNGNGYPTNGYNSNGYNGNGFAPRRRVLPPTPLGRKPNFNIQCLRRQTSNEDLPIPGTYHQNTPPCRALAQTNNSYDSRRSSISSGVSSASWANNQARRGRLLYAPLMLVDEVGGTQALWGDTNGSASLPASARPGWIGGGMAGMAQQPRAYTTLRVPSQHSTGYIEKGSADSLVESILISEGLGQYAKDPKFVDFAKREIADACHMTIDEMESAATDLISRGRAGQPTGRFEEDLSDEMNCVISY, from the exons ATGCATCCCAGTGCATACATCCGCAGCGGCTGGAACTTGCTGGATTTTGTCATCGTCATTGTCGG TCTTTTCAGCGTTATAGCTGAGATGGGCGAGCACAAACCAGGAGAGGCTCATCACGCTGCAGGTAAACCAGGCGGTCTGGATGTCAAAGCGCTGAGAGCTTTCAGAGTACTGCGACCCCTGCGGCTCGTGTCTGGTGTACCTA GTCTGCAGATTGTGTTGAACTCCATCATGAAGGCCATGGTGCCTCTGCTTCACATCGGTCTGCTGGTCATGTTTGTCATCATCATTTACGCCATCATTGGGCTGGAGCTCTTCATAGGCAGGATGCACAAGACCTGCTTCTATGTAGGGACAG ATCTAATGGTGGAAGATGATCCAACACCATGTGCTTTTGCTGGTAACGGTCGATTCTGTGAGGGGAACAACACTGTGTGTCGGGGAGGATGGGAGGGACCCAATGGAGGCATCACCAACTTTGACAACATCTTCTTTGCCATGCTGACTGTGTTCCAGTGCATTACTATGGAGGGCTGGACTGATGTGCTCTACTGG ATGAATGATTCCATCGGGTTTGAGCTGCCTTGGATTTATTTTGTGTCTCTGGTCATTTTTGGATCTTTCTTTGTCCTCAATCTTGTTCTGGGTGTGTTGAGCGG tgagttctctaaagagagagagaaggccgTGTGTCGCGGTGAGCTGCAGGAGGCGCAGGAGAAACAGCAGATGGAGGAGGACATGATCGGTTACATGGACTGGCTCATCGAAGCAGAGGACATGGATGAGGATGGAAATAAAC GTGCTGTGGTGGCTAAGAAAAAGATGATGAAGAAATATGGCTGGTACAAACACAGTGAAGATGGAG AATCAGATTCAGACTCTGAGTTTGAAGCGTTCCTGGATGATGACAGTGGCTGCTGTTCATCTATAAT GGCACGACTGATGGCTATAAGCTTCTG TGAGCAGCTGTACCACTTAAATCTGGTCATCAGGAAGAATTGCCGTGTGGCTGTCAAATCCACCAATTTCTACTGGCTGGTGCTACTGCTGGTGTTCCTCAACACAGCCGCCAGCGCCTCTGAACACTACAGCCAACCGCAGTGGCTCACCGACatacagg AACGAGCAAATAAGATCCTCCTGGCTCTGTTTACACTGGAGATGCTGATGAAGATCTACAGCTTCGGCTTTCAGATCTACTTCATGGCGCTCTTCAACCGTTTCGATTGTTTCGTGGTGTGTGGTGGGATTCTGGAGACGGTGCTGGTGGAGATGGACGTGATCCCCCCCATCGGGATCTCTGTGCTGCGCTGCGTCCGTCTGCTCCGTATCTTCAAAGTCACGAG ACACTGGGCCGCTCTATCAGACCTGGTGAGCTCTCTGCTGAACTCGATGAAGGCCATCTGctccctgctgctgctgctcttcctcttcctcatcatctTCGCTCTCCTGGGCATGCAGCTCTTTGGCGGAAAGTTCAACTTTGATGAGACTCAAATGAAAAGAAGCACCTTTGACACTTTTCCATCTGCCCTGCTCACCTGTTTCCAG ATCCTAACAGGAGAGGACTGGAACTCAGTCATGTATGATGGCATCATGGCGTATGGAGGACCAGTGTTTCCCAACATGATTGTCTCCATTTACTTTGTCATTCTTTTTGTCTGTGGTAACT ACATCTTGTTGAATGTCTTCTTGGCTATCGCTGTGGACAATTTAGCTGGAGATGgaggcaaaaagaaaaaaga agagcgaaaagaagaggaggaggaatgggaggatgatgaagacagagaggaagatgaagcTGGA AATGATGTGGATGATTGGGAAGAGCATGAAGAGTTGAGAGCAATTGAAGGACTTGAGG GTATAGGCACTCCCATGAAAGTTGAAAGTTTTCAACCCAAAGAGAAAATTGTACCCATTCCTGATGGAAGTTCTTTTTTCATCCTCGGGAAGAAAAACTG TCTCAGAGTCGCCTGCCACAACCTCATTCATCATCACTACTTCACCAacttcatcctcatcttcatcataTTCAGTAGTTTTTCATTGGCTGCTGAAGACCCAATCAAAACTCATTCTGTCAGGAATGTT ATGCTGGGCTATGCTGATTATGTCTTTACCACCGTCTTCACTATCGAGATCATGTTTAAG ATGACAGTGTATGGAGCTTTCCTTCATCAAGGTTCCTTCTGCAGAAACGCCTTCAACCTGCTGGACCTTCTGGTCGTCAGCGTATCTCTCACCTCTTTCTTCTTGCA TTCGAGTGCCATTTCTGTGGTGAAGATTCTTCGAGTATTGCGAGTGCTCAGGCCTCTTCGAGCCATCAACAGGGCAAAGGGACTCAAG AGCGTGATTCAGTGTGTGTTCGTGGCCATCCGCACTATTGGCAACATCCTCATCGTCACCACTCTCCTCCAGTTCATGTTCGCTTGTATTGGTGTGCAGCTTTTCAAG GGCCGGTTCTACAGATGTACGGATGAGGCCAAACATACACCAGAAGAGTGCAA GGGCACGTTTGTGGTGTTCAAAGATGGTGATATGAACCATCCAATGGTGAGGGAGAGAGTTTGGGAGAACAGCGACTTCAACTTTGACAACGTGCTGATGGGGATGCTGGCGCTCTTCACCGTCTCCACGTTTGAGGGCTGGCCACA GCTCTTATATAAAGCCATTGATGCTAATGCAGAGAACAGAGGCCCAATCTACAACTACCGTGTTGAGATTTCCATCTTCTTTATCATTTATATCATCATCATCGCCTTCTTCATGATGAACATCTTCGTGGGTTTTGTCATCATCACGTTCCGTGAACAAGGAGAGGCTGAGTTTAAAAATTGTGAACTAAATAAAAACCAG CGGCAGTGTGTGTATTACGCATTGAAAGCTCAGCCCATAAAGATTTATATCCCCAAAAACCCCTCACAACTCAAATTCTGGAAGATCATCAATTCCTCTCAGTTTGAGTACATCATGTTTTTGCTCATTCTGCTCAACACACTCGCACTGGCTGTAcag CACTATGAGCAGTCCAAACTCTTCAACTCTGTGATGGACATCCTGAACATGATCTTCACTACGCTCTTTACGGTTGAGATGATCATCAAACTTCTGGCTCTGAGACCTTAC CACTATTTTATAGATGCCTGGAACTCTTTTGATGCTCTGATAGTGGTGGGCAGTTTGGTGGACATCATGATAGCAGAGTTCAGT GGTGGAGGAGGCCATGGAGAG GGAAAAGAAGGGGAGGGTGCCAAAGTGTCCATCACCTTCTTCCGTCTTTTCCGAGTTATGCGACTGGTCAAGCTGCTCAGTAAGGGTGAGGGCATTCGAACCCTCCTCTGGACCTTTGTTAAATCTCTACAG GCATTGCCGTACGTTGGCCTACTCATTGCCATGATCTTTTTCATCTATGGTGTGATTGGGATGCAG ACATTTGGGAAAATCGCTATAGATGACAGCACAGAGCTCAATCGAAACAACAATTTCCAAACCTTTTTCATGGCTGTACTGTTGCTCTTCAG GTGTGCGACAGGTGAACAGTGGCAGCAGATCATGCTTGCAGCACTGCCAGGGCGTCGATGTGACCCGGAGTCTGACTTTGAGCCGGGAGAGGAGTACAGCTGCGGAAGCAACCTGGCGTACCTCTATTTCATCAGTTTCTTTGCACTCTGTGCCTTCCTG ATCATTAACTTGTTCATCGCTGTCATCATGGATAACTTTGAGTATCTGACCAGAGACTGGACTGTGCTGGGCACTCATCACCTCGATGAGTTTAAACGAGTCTGGTCCGATTACGACCCAGAGGCCAC GGGACGGATTAAACATCTAGATGTGGTCACCATGTTGCGCAGAATTCAGCCTCCGCTGGGCTTTGGGAAACTCTGTCCACATCGAGTAGCCTGTAGG AGATTGGTGGCTATGAACGTGCCTCTCCATGCTGACGGCACCGTGTCTTTCAATGCCACTCTGTTTGCTCTCGTCAGAACGTCACTCAAGATTAAAACAGATG GCCCCATTGACCAGCAGAACGAGGAGCTGAGAGCTATCATTAAAAAGATCTGGAAACACACCAAACCCAAACTTCTAGATGAAGTTATACCTCCTCCTTCAG GGAATGAGGTGACTGCAGGGAAGTTCTATGCCAGCTTCTTGATTCAGGACTACTTCAAAAAGTTTCGCAAGCggaaggagaaagagaggaagaagaaAGGCAAGGACAAGTCAGCCTCTCTCCAG GCCGGGTTACGCACTCTACAGGATCTGGCTCCAGAGATGCGTCTGGCTATAGCGATGGAGGATGAGGAAGGGCTGGAGGGGGAGATGATGGAAGAAGACGAGTTCTTCAGG AGTGACAGCGTCTTCAGTGATGCTCCTCCCACATCGGCCATGTCCACTCCCAGAAGCACCCCAATGCCGCCCCATCTGGACGAGACCACAGTGAGCTTTGAGCTTCCTCCTCGAGTCCACAGTGGGAGCTTGATGCTGGAGGAGGCCCTGGTGGACTCCCGTCCGGCCTCCGCCCTCTCCGAAAACACAGTGATAAGTGAACAGCCTCAGAGGTTGTCTCCCCTGCTCAGCAG GACTGACACAACCAGAGCTAGTGACTATATTCCCTCCCCATCACTGGATGGAGGAATGCAAAATGGAGGAGTCACAGGAGTCAGTGTCACTCCGGTAGGAGTCACAGGTGGAGGTGAAGGAGTCACAGGAGGAGAAGCAGGAGTGATGGGAGGAGGAGTCACAGAGATGCCATATCCTACGGAGCAAGGCAGTGTCAGCAAGGAGGAGCCTCAGAGTGCTGTCTCAAACGATAG ACAGTGGTTCCCTGAGGTTCCTCCAGCACAAACACCAGCACTTAATGGGAGCATTGAAAGTGTGGCGCCAGTTCAGCCCAGTAACGTTAACAACAACAGTTATCAAGGCAACAGCCAAGATGCTGGTGGCTACCATGGCAATGGTTACCCTGGAAATGGCTACAATGTTAATGGTAACAATGGGGCTGGTTATCCAGGCAACCAATATGCCAGCAATGGCTACAGCAGCAATGGATACAATGGTAATGGTTACCCTACTAATGGATACAATTCTAATGGATACAATGGCAACGGTTTCGCTCCCCGGAGACGTGTGCTTCCCCCAACTCCCTTAG GTCGAAAGCCCAACTTCAACATCCAGTGTTTGAGAAGGCAGACCAGTAATGAAGATCTGCCCATTCCAGGCACTTACCATCAAAACACCCCACCCTGCAGGGCACTCGCACAG ACAAACAAC